One window of the Falco biarmicus isolate bFalBia1 chromosome Z, bFalBia1.pri, whole genome shotgun sequence genome contains the following:
- the LOC130142430 gene encoding avidin-like: MGSSALTLVLALALVACVTPAERKCLLSGSWRSDGGCRMVVSVLSKDGSFSGSYLPGPVADNSEILTSPLKGSQQDTGQISQPIFSFTVHWQLQDSDTAQTTVFLGQCYVGTNGEETLHALWLLREAADNPAEDWKATRIGTSVFTRIK, encoded by the exons ATGGGGAGCAGTGCCCTCACCCTGGTCCTTGCCCTGGCCCTGGTGGCGTGTGTCACCCCTGCGGAGAGGAAG TGCCTTCTGTCTGGGTCATGGCGGAGTGACGGTGGCTGCCGGATGGTTGTATCCGTCCTCAGCAAGGATGGCAGCTTCTCTGGTTCCTACTTGCCGGGGCCTGTTGCTGACAACTCCGAAATCCTCACCTCACCACTGAAGGGGTCCCAGCAGGACACAGGGCAGATCTCGCAGCCCATCTTCTCCTTCACTGTGCACTGGCAGCTCCAAG ACtcagatacagcacagacaacCGTCTTCCTGGGCCAGTGCTACGTGGGCACCAACGGGGAGGAGACCCTCCATGCCCTGTGGCTCCTGCGAGAGGCAGCTGACAACCCTGCCGAGGACTGGAAAGCCACCCG GATTGGCACCAGCGTTTTCACCCGGATAAAATAA